Within the Pseudopipra pipra isolate bDixPip1 chromosome 19, bDixPip1.hap1, whole genome shotgun sequence genome, the region CCTCCCTGCTGTGGCTCTGGCTGTGTTGGTGGGCAGTAGATTTGCGTTCAGCATGGACAGAAACAGCTGTGTAGAGGGGCTGCGGTGCAGTGctgtccatgtccctgtgggACAGCTGGGCTTTGGCTGTGGTTCAACTTCTACAACACTGACTGGCAGAGAAGGGGCCAGTGGGTGATTGGGGGTCAGCATCTGTGCTTCTTCACTATGAACTGCAGCCCTTGGCTGAAGATGTTGTGGCCAATATGCAACAGGATTTGATTTCACTGTGACAAATGGCAAAACTGTCCTCATGGCTTCCCAGGCCCCTGAAGCTGAGTGCTGTGGCCTTACCCTGGAGAGGAGCAATGCTTCTGTCTCAAAACAGAGGAGTTGCCTCTAAGAGCATAAAGGGAGAGAAGGTGATTCCTCTCCTGACAGCACAAGGCCTTGTGTGacctggagaaagggaagggttgCAGGAATCCGAATTGGAGAAAGAGGCCAGCAGTCTTGAGAGCCTCCTGTGAGTTCCTTCAATGAGTCTGGGGCAACAATGATCTTGCAGTACATATTTTAGGAgacaaatggaaaatgaaagttTCTGTGTGGACTGGTTGGTTTCTGTTCATGATTTTTTATATTgggttttgctctgcttttttaataaagagCTTTTGCATTTTGCCATAAGACTGGACAAGGATGAGCTGGATGTTTGGCTGATGTGGAGGGCGGGGCTGTCTGCTGTGTTACTCTCCTGAAAACCCTGCCAGCCTGTCCTGGAGCTAAATGGCTGTTACAGGTGGATAAGCTGGGTAAGGTTTTGGTTCTGGACTAAGGTAAAAGCAGAGAAGCTGGGAAGGCATTCCCCAGTCACGAAGAGCGAGTCTGTGGTGACAGCTACGTCATCTGTAAGGGAAAAGCAAAGCCTGTTGTTTTGAGACAGGGCCACTGCAGTGGGCACCTCTGTTCGAGGTGGAGGAAGCCACAAGCCGTCTTCCTGCAGAACTttacctgcagctcctggttGGTGACAGCGAAATCTGCACCTACACCGTAACCAGGTTTCAAAGCTTCGTTCTTGAGCCGGTGGCCCCCGGTGCGGGAGCCGGCCCCGAGCCGGCCCCGCCGCGTGTTTCCcagggcggggccgcggggccgccgcttCTCCGTCCCCCCGGTCCGCGGCGGAGCCCCGGggagcgcggggcggggcctGTGGGCGGGGcgggctcggctcggctcggctcggctggACTCGGCTgagctcggctcggctcggctcggctgaGCTCGGCTGGGCTCGGCTGGACTCGGCTCGGCTgagctcggctcggctcggctgggctcggctcggctcggcagGGCTCGGCTCGGCTGGGCTCGGCTGAGCTCGGCTGGGCTCGGC harbors:
- the LOC135424772 gene encoding uncharacterized protein LOC135424772; the protein is MAAPRLRRSDRPRGGAGPSPAESSRAQPSRVQPSRALPSRVQPSPAEPSRAQPSRVQPSPAELSRAQPSRALPSRAEPSRAEPSSAEPSPAEPSRAQPSRAEPSSAESSRAEPSRARPAHRPRPALPGAPPRTGGTEKRRPRGPALGNTRRGRLGAGSRTGGHRLKNEALKPGYGVGADFAVTNQELQMT